One window from the genome of Grus americana isolate bGruAme1 chromosome 2, bGruAme1.mat, whole genome shotgun sequence encodes:
- the BASP1 gene encoding brain acid soluble protein 1 codes for MGGKLSKKKKGYSVNDEKAKDKDKKAEGAATEEEETPKEAEDAQQTTETTEVKENNKEEKGEKDTQVAANKTEEKEGEKEKTVTQEETQKPEPEKSEAVVDAKVEPQKNNEQAPKQEEPTAASAPAASSEAPKTSEPSNDAKASQPSEATAPSKADDKSKEEGEAKKTEAPATPAAQETKSEVAPASDSKPSSSEAAPSSKETAAATAAPSSTAKASDPAAPPEEAKPSEVPATNSDQTIAVQD; via the coding sequence ATGGGAGGCAAACTGAGCAAGAAGAAGAAGGGGTACAGTGTCAATGATGAAAAAGCTAAAGACAAAGACAAGAaggctgaaggagcagcaactgaggaagaggagactCCAAAGGAGGCTGAGGATGCCCAGCAAACCACAGAGACCACAGAAGTGAAGGAGAACaacaaggaggagaagggcGAAAAGGATACTCAGGTCGCTGCCAATAAGacggaagaaaaagaaggggagaaggagaaaacagtgACCCAGGAAGAAACTCAGAAACCAGAACCAGAGAAGTCGGAGGCTGTTGTCGATGCGAAAGTAGAGCCACAGAAGAACAACGAACAGGCACCCAAGCAAGAGGAGCCGactgcagcctctgctcccgCTGCCAGTAGCGAAGCACCCAAAACCTCTGAGCCTAGCAACGATGCAAAAGCTTCCCAGCCTTCAGAAGCCACGGCTCCCAGTAAAGCAGATGACAAGAgcaaagaggaaggggaagccAAAAAGACTGAGGCTCCCGCAACGCCTGCAGCCCAAGAAACTAAAAGTGAAGTGGCCCCAGCTTCAGACTCAAAACCTAGCAGCAGCGAGGCTGCGCCTTCTTCCAAGGAGACCGcggcagcaacagcagcaccTAGTTCCACTGCTAAGGCCTCGGACCCTGCAGCCCCACCAGAGGAAGCGAAACCTTCTGAAGTTCCAGCGACTAATTCGGATCAAACCATAGCAGTGCAAGATTAA